One Rissa tridactyla isolate bRisTri1 chromosome 4, bRisTri1.patW.cur.20221130, whole genome shotgun sequence DNA window includes the following coding sequences:
- the ATG13 gene encoding autophagy-related protein 13 isoform X2, with translation MDTDLSSQDRKDLDKFIKFFALKTVQVIVQARLGEKICTRSSSSPTGSDWFNLAIKDIPEVTHEAKKALAGQLPAVGRSMCVEISLKTSEGDSMELEIWCLEMNEKCDKEIKVSYTVYNRLSLLLKSLLAITRVTPAYRLSRKQGHEYVILYRIYFGEVQLSGLGEGFQTVRVGTVGTPVGTITLSCAYRINLAFMSTRQFERTPPIMGIIIDHFVDRPYPSSSPMHPCNYRAGEDNGAVYPSVEDSQEVCTTSFSTSPPSQCVFTVTKAHFQTPPPVVTDTLKVPVMGLAFSHQPAALGVGSADMGYPVLFAGGLNAAHPHQLIGPGKEGGVPPIPSQPAHGTQADQERMCTPLDGVHYSAATPSSSEDTETVSNSSEGKCGSPHDLLETIFIRKVGAFVNKPINQVTMANLDIPFAMFAPKNVELEDNDPMVNPPDSPETESPLQGSLHSEGSSGSSTGNTHDDFVMIDFKPAFSKDDILPMDLGTFYREFQNPPQLSSLSIDIGAQSMAEDLDSLPEKLAVHEKNVKEFDAFVETLQ, from the exons ATGGACACTGATCTCAGTTCCCAGGACAGGAAGGACCTGGACAAGTTCATCAAATTTTTTGCTTTAAAG ACGGTACAAGTAATTGTCCAGGCCCGACTTGGAGAGAAAATCTGTACCCGATCATCATCCTCCCCAACAGGCTCTGACTGG TTCAATTTGGCAATCAAAGATATACCAGAGGTTACTCATGAAGCAAAGAAAGCCCTGGCAGGACAGCTACCTGCTGTCGGACGGTCTATGTGTGTGGAGATCTCTCTCAAAACCTCAGAG GGGGACTCCATGGAGCTGGAAATTTGGTGTctagaaatgaatgaaaa GTGCGACAAAGAAATCAAAGTTTCATACACCGTATACAACAGGCTGTCTCTACTGCTGAAGTCTTTGCTTGCTATAACCAGGGTAACTCCAGCCTACAGACTCTCAAGGAAACAAGGCCATGAATATGTAATATTGTACAG gaTATATTTTGGTGAAGTGCAACTGAGTGGCTTGGGAGAAG GTTTCCAGACAGTCCGTGTTGGGACAGTGGGTACCCCAGTGGGCACCATCACTTTGTCTTGTGCCTACAGAATCAACCTTGCTTTCATGTCAACCAG GCAGTTTGAGAGGACCCCTCCTATCATGGGGATTATCATTGATCACTTTGTGGACCGTCCCTATCCCAGCTCTTCGCCCATGCATCCCTGCAATTACAG AGCTGGTGAGGACAATGGTGCAGTATACCCCTCAGTAGAAGATTCCCAAGAAGTGTGTACCACGTCTTTTTCCACCTCTCCTCCATCTCAG TGTGTTTTTACTGTCACAAAGGCACACTTTCAGACCCCTCCTCCTGTGGTGACGGACACCTTGAAGGTCCCAGTGATGGGACTGGCCTTTTCACATCAA cctgctgccctgggagTTGGATCAGCTGACATGGGGTATCCTGTACTCTTTGCTGGTGGCTTGAATGCTGCACACCCTCACCAG TTGATCGGTCCAGGCAAAGAGGGGGGAGTTCCCCCGATTCCTAGCCAGCCAGCACATGGCACTCAAGCTGACCAAGAAAGGATGTGCACGCCACTGGATGGAGTCCACTACTCAGCAGCTACTCCTTCTAGTAG TGAGGACACAGAAACAGTATCAAACAGCAGCGAAGGGAAGTGTGGCTCCCCACATGACCTTTTAGAGACCATCTTTATCCGGAAGGTGGGAGCTTTTGTCAACAAACCCATTAACCAG GTGACCATGGCCAACTTAGACATTCCTTTTGCCATGTTTGCTCCCAAGAATGTTGAGCTGGAAGATAACGACCCCATG GTGAATCCTCCTGACTCCCCAGAAACTGAATCTCCTCTACAAGGCAGCTTACACTCGGAGGGCTccagtggcagcagcacagggaacaCCCACGATGACTTTGTTATGATTGACTTT AAACCAGCGTTTTCAAAAGATGACATTCTTCCAATGGACCTGGGGACATTTTACCGTGAGTTTCAGAACCCCCCTCAACTCAGCAGCCTCTCCATTGACATTGGAGCACAGTCCATGGCAGAGGATTTG GACTCATTACCAGAGAAGCTGGCAGTCCATGAGAAAAATGTCAAAGAGTTTGATGCCTTTGTAGAAACCTTGCAGTGA
- the ATG13 gene encoding autophagy-related protein 13 isoform X3, translated as MDTDLSSQDRKDLDKFIKFFALKTVQVIVQARLGEKICTRSSSSPTGSDWFNLAIKDIPEVTHEAKKALAGQLPAVGRSMCVEISLKTSEGDSMELEIWCLEMNEKCDKEIKVSYTVYNRLSLLLKSLLAITRVTPAYRLSRKQGHEYVILYRIYFGEVQLSGLGEGFQTVRVGTVGTPVGTITLSCAYRINLAFMSTRQFERTPPIMGIIIDHFVDRPYPSSSPMHPCNYRAGEDNGAVYPSVEDSQEVCTTSFSTSPPSQCVFTVTKAHFQTPPPVVTDTLKVPVMGLAFSHQLSSSRLSYQPAALGVGSADMGYPVLFAGGLNAAHPHQLIGPGKEGGVPPIPSQPAHGTQADQERMCTPLDGVHYSAATPSSSEDTETVSNSSEGKCGSPHDLLETIFIRKVGAFVNKPINQVNPPDSPETESPLQGSLHSEGSSGSSTGNTHDDFVMIDFKPAFSKDDILPMDLGTFYREFQNPPQLSSLSIDIGAQSMAEDLDSLPEKLAVHEKNVKEFDAFVETLQ; from the exons ATGGACACTGATCTCAGTTCCCAGGACAGGAAGGACCTGGACAAGTTCATCAAATTTTTTGCTTTAAAG ACGGTACAAGTAATTGTCCAGGCCCGACTTGGAGAGAAAATCTGTACCCGATCATCATCCTCCCCAACAGGCTCTGACTGG TTCAATTTGGCAATCAAAGATATACCAGAGGTTACTCATGAAGCAAAGAAAGCCCTGGCAGGACAGCTACCTGCTGTCGGACGGTCTATGTGTGTGGAGATCTCTCTCAAAACCTCAGAG GGGGACTCCATGGAGCTGGAAATTTGGTGTctagaaatgaatgaaaa GTGCGACAAAGAAATCAAAGTTTCATACACCGTATACAACAGGCTGTCTCTACTGCTGAAGTCTTTGCTTGCTATAACCAGGGTAACTCCAGCCTACAGACTCTCAAGGAAACAAGGCCATGAATATGTAATATTGTACAG gaTATATTTTGGTGAAGTGCAACTGAGTGGCTTGGGAGAAG GTTTCCAGACAGTCCGTGTTGGGACAGTGGGTACCCCAGTGGGCACCATCACTTTGTCTTGTGCCTACAGAATCAACCTTGCTTTCATGTCAACCAG GCAGTTTGAGAGGACCCCTCCTATCATGGGGATTATCATTGATCACTTTGTGGACCGTCCCTATCCCAGCTCTTCGCCCATGCATCCCTGCAATTACAG AGCTGGTGAGGACAATGGTGCAGTATACCCCTCAGTAGAAGATTCCCAAGAAGTGTGTACCACGTCTTTTTCCACCTCTCCTCCATCTCAG TGTGTTTTTACTGTCACAAAGGCACACTTTCAGACCCCTCCTCCTGTGGTGACGGACACCTTGAAGGTCCCAGTGATGGGACTGGCCTTTTCACATCAA cTTTCCAGCTCTCGTCTTTCCTATcagcctgctgccctgggagTTGGATCAGCTGACATGGGGTATCCTGTACTCTTTGCTGGTGGCTTGAATGCTGCACACCCTCACCAG TTGATCGGTCCAGGCAAAGAGGGGGGAGTTCCCCCGATTCCTAGCCAGCCAGCACATGGCACTCAAGCTGACCAAGAAAGGATGTGCACGCCACTGGATGGAGTCCACTACTCAGCAGCTACTCCTTCTAGTAG TGAGGACACAGAAACAGTATCAAACAGCAGCGAAGGGAAGTGTGGCTCCCCACATGACCTTTTAGAGACCATCTTTATCCGGAAGGTGGGAGCTTTTGTCAACAAACCCATTAACCAG GTGAATCCTCCTGACTCCCCAGAAACTGAATCTCCTCTACAAGGCAGCTTACACTCGGAGGGCTccagtggcagcagcacagggaacaCCCACGATGACTTTGTTATGATTGACTTT AAACCAGCGTTTTCAAAAGATGACATTCTTCCAATGGACCTGGGGACATTTTACCGTGAGTTTCAGAACCCCCCTCAACTCAGCAGCCTCTCCATTGACATTGGAGCACAGTCCATGGCAGAGGATTTG GACTCATTACCAGAGAAGCTGGCAGTCCATGAGAAAAATGTCAAAGAGTTTGATGCCTTTGTAGAAACCTTGCAGTGA
- the ATG13 gene encoding autophagy-related protein 13 isoform X5, producing MDTDLSSQDRKDLDKFIKFFALKTVQVIVQARLGEKICTRSSSSPTGSDWFNLAIKDIPEVTHEAKKALAGQLPAVGRSMCVEISLKTSEGDSMELEIWCLEMNEKCDKEIKVSYTVYNRLSLLLKSLLAITRVTPAYRLSRKQGHEYVILYRIYFGEVQLSGLGEGFQTVRVGTVGTPVGTITLSCAYRINLAFMSTRAGEDNGAVYPSVEDSQEVCTTSFSTSPPSQCVFTVTKAHFQTPPPVVTDTLKVPVMGLAFSHQLSSSRLSYQPAALGVGSADMGYPVLFAGGLNAAHPHQLIGPGKEGGVPPIPSQPAHGTQADQERMCTPLDGVHYSAATPSSSEDTETVSNSSEGKCGSPHDLLETIFIRKVGAFVNKPINQVTMANLDIPFAMFAPKNVELEDNDPMVNPPDSPETESPLQGSLHSEGSSGSSTGNTHDDFVMIDFKPAFSKDDILPMDLGTFYREFQNPPQLSSLSIDIGAQSMAEDLDSLPEKLAVHEKNVKEFDAFVETLQ from the exons ATGGACACTGATCTCAGTTCCCAGGACAGGAAGGACCTGGACAAGTTCATCAAATTTTTTGCTTTAAAG ACGGTACAAGTAATTGTCCAGGCCCGACTTGGAGAGAAAATCTGTACCCGATCATCATCCTCCCCAACAGGCTCTGACTGG TTCAATTTGGCAATCAAAGATATACCAGAGGTTACTCATGAAGCAAAGAAAGCCCTGGCAGGACAGCTACCTGCTGTCGGACGGTCTATGTGTGTGGAGATCTCTCTCAAAACCTCAGAG GGGGACTCCATGGAGCTGGAAATTTGGTGTctagaaatgaatgaaaa GTGCGACAAAGAAATCAAAGTTTCATACACCGTATACAACAGGCTGTCTCTACTGCTGAAGTCTTTGCTTGCTATAACCAGGGTAACTCCAGCCTACAGACTCTCAAGGAAACAAGGCCATGAATATGTAATATTGTACAG gaTATATTTTGGTGAAGTGCAACTGAGTGGCTTGGGAGAAG GTTTCCAGACAGTCCGTGTTGGGACAGTGGGTACCCCAGTGGGCACCATCACTTTGTCTTGTGCCTACAGAATCAACCTTGCTTTCATGTCAACCAG AGCTGGTGAGGACAATGGTGCAGTATACCCCTCAGTAGAAGATTCCCAAGAAGTGTGTACCACGTCTTTTTCCACCTCTCCTCCATCTCAG TGTGTTTTTACTGTCACAAAGGCACACTTTCAGACCCCTCCTCCTGTGGTGACGGACACCTTGAAGGTCCCAGTGATGGGACTGGCCTTTTCACATCAA cTTTCCAGCTCTCGTCTTTCCTATcagcctgctgccctgggagTTGGATCAGCTGACATGGGGTATCCTGTACTCTTTGCTGGTGGCTTGAATGCTGCACACCCTCACCAG TTGATCGGTCCAGGCAAAGAGGGGGGAGTTCCCCCGATTCCTAGCCAGCCAGCACATGGCACTCAAGCTGACCAAGAAAGGATGTGCACGCCACTGGATGGAGTCCACTACTCAGCAGCTACTCCTTCTAGTAG TGAGGACACAGAAACAGTATCAAACAGCAGCGAAGGGAAGTGTGGCTCCCCACATGACCTTTTAGAGACCATCTTTATCCGGAAGGTGGGAGCTTTTGTCAACAAACCCATTAACCAG GTGACCATGGCCAACTTAGACATTCCTTTTGCCATGTTTGCTCCCAAGAATGTTGAGCTGGAAGATAACGACCCCATG GTGAATCCTCCTGACTCCCCAGAAACTGAATCTCCTCTACAAGGCAGCTTACACTCGGAGGGCTccagtggcagcagcacagggaacaCCCACGATGACTTTGTTATGATTGACTTT AAACCAGCGTTTTCAAAAGATGACATTCTTCCAATGGACCTGGGGACATTTTACCGTGAGTTTCAGAACCCCCCTCAACTCAGCAGCCTCTCCATTGACATTGGAGCACAGTCCATGGCAGAGGATTTG GACTCATTACCAGAGAAGCTGGCAGTCCATGAGAAAAATGTCAAAGAGTTTGATGCCTTTGTAGAAACCTTGCAGTGA
- the ATG13 gene encoding autophagy-related protein 13 isoform X8 → MDTDLSSQDRKDLDKFIKFFALKTVQVIVQARLGEKICTRSSSSPTGSDWFNLAIKDIPEVTHEAKKALAGQLPAVGRSMCVEISLKTSEGDSMELEIWCLEMNEKCDKEIKVSYTVYNRLSLLLKSLLAITRVTPAYRLSRKQGHEYVILYRIYFGEVQLSGLGEGFQTVRVGTVGTPVGTITLSCAYRINLAFMSTRQFERTPPIMGIIIDHFVDRPYPSSSPMHPCNYRAGEDNGAVYPSVEDSQEVCTTSFSTSPPSQLIGPGKEGGVPPIPSQPAHGTQADQERMCTPLDGVHYSAATPSSSEDTETVSNSSEGKCGSPHDLLETIFIRKVGAFVNKPINQVTMANLDIPFAMFAPKNVELEDNDPMVNPPDSPETESPLQGSLHSEGSSGSSTGNTHDDFVMIDFKPAFSKDDILPMDLGTFYREFQNPPQLSSLSIDIGAQSMAEDLDSLPEKLAVHEKNVKEFDAFVETLQ, encoded by the exons ATGGACACTGATCTCAGTTCCCAGGACAGGAAGGACCTGGACAAGTTCATCAAATTTTTTGCTTTAAAG ACGGTACAAGTAATTGTCCAGGCCCGACTTGGAGAGAAAATCTGTACCCGATCATCATCCTCCCCAACAGGCTCTGACTGG TTCAATTTGGCAATCAAAGATATACCAGAGGTTACTCATGAAGCAAAGAAAGCCCTGGCAGGACAGCTACCTGCTGTCGGACGGTCTATGTGTGTGGAGATCTCTCTCAAAACCTCAGAG GGGGACTCCATGGAGCTGGAAATTTGGTGTctagaaatgaatgaaaa GTGCGACAAAGAAATCAAAGTTTCATACACCGTATACAACAGGCTGTCTCTACTGCTGAAGTCTTTGCTTGCTATAACCAGGGTAACTCCAGCCTACAGACTCTCAAGGAAACAAGGCCATGAATATGTAATATTGTACAG gaTATATTTTGGTGAAGTGCAACTGAGTGGCTTGGGAGAAG GTTTCCAGACAGTCCGTGTTGGGACAGTGGGTACCCCAGTGGGCACCATCACTTTGTCTTGTGCCTACAGAATCAACCTTGCTTTCATGTCAACCAG GCAGTTTGAGAGGACCCCTCCTATCATGGGGATTATCATTGATCACTTTGTGGACCGTCCCTATCCCAGCTCTTCGCCCATGCATCCCTGCAATTACAG AGCTGGTGAGGACAATGGTGCAGTATACCCCTCAGTAGAAGATTCCCAAGAAGTGTGTACCACGTCTTTTTCCACCTCTCCTCCATCTCAG TTGATCGGTCCAGGCAAAGAGGGGGGAGTTCCCCCGATTCCTAGCCAGCCAGCACATGGCACTCAAGCTGACCAAGAAAGGATGTGCACGCCACTGGATGGAGTCCACTACTCAGCAGCTACTCCTTCTAGTAG TGAGGACACAGAAACAGTATCAAACAGCAGCGAAGGGAAGTGTGGCTCCCCACATGACCTTTTAGAGACCATCTTTATCCGGAAGGTGGGAGCTTTTGTCAACAAACCCATTAACCAG GTGACCATGGCCAACTTAGACATTCCTTTTGCCATGTTTGCTCCCAAGAATGTTGAGCTGGAAGATAACGACCCCATG GTGAATCCTCCTGACTCCCCAGAAACTGAATCTCCTCTACAAGGCAGCTTACACTCGGAGGGCTccagtggcagcagcacagggaacaCCCACGATGACTTTGTTATGATTGACTTT AAACCAGCGTTTTCAAAAGATGACATTCTTCCAATGGACCTGGGGACATTTTACCGTGAGTTTCAGAACCCCCCTCAACTCAGCAGCCTCTCCATTGACATTGGAGCACAGTCCATGGCAGAGGATTTG GACTCATTACCAGAGAAGCTGGCAGTCCATGAGAAAAATGTCAAAGAGTTTGATGCCTTTGTAGAAACCTTGCAGTGA
- the ATG13 gene encoding autophagy-related protein 13 isoform X7, which translates to MDTDLSSQDRKDLDKFIKFFALKTVQVIVQARLGEKICTRSSSSPTGSDWFNLAIKDIPEVTHEAKKALAGQLPAVGRSMCVEISLKTSEGDSMELEIWCLEMNEKCDKEIKVSYTVYNRLSLLLKSLLAITRVTPAYRLSRKQGHEYVILYRIYFGEVQLSGLGEGFQTVRVGTVGTPVGTITLSCAYRINLAFMSTRAGEDNGAVYPSVEDSQEVCTTSFSTSPPSQLSSSRLSYQPAALGVGSADMGYPVLFAGGLNAAHPHQLIGPGKEGGVPPIPSQPAHGTQADQERMCTPLDGVHYSAATPSSSEDTETVSNSSEGKCGSPHDLLETIFIRKVGAFVNKPINQVTMANLDIPFAMFAPKNVELEDNDPMVNPPDSPETESPLQGSLHSEGSSGSSTGNTHDDFVMIDFKPAFSKDDILPMDLGTFYREFQNPPQLSSLSIDIGAQSMAEDLDSLPEKLAVHEKNVKEFDAFVETLQ; encoded by the exons ATGGACACTGATCTCAGTTCCCAGGACAGGAAGGACCTGGACAAGTTCATCAAATTTTTTGCTTTAAAG ACGGTACAAGTAATTGTCCAGGCCCGACTTGGAGAGAAAATCTGTACCCGATCATCATCCTCCCCAACAGGCTCTGACTGG TTCAATTTGGCAATCAAAGATATACCAGAGGTTACTCATGAAGCAAAGAAAGCCCTGGCAGGACAGCTACCTGCTGTCGGACGGTCTATGTGTGTGGAGATCTCTCTCAAAACCTCAGAG GGGGACTCCATGGAGCTGGAAATTTGGTGTctagaaatgaatgaaaa GTGCGACAAAGAAATCAAAGTTTCATACACCGTATACAACAGGCTGTCTCTACTGCTGAAGTCTTTGCTTGCTATAACCAGGGTAACTCCAGCCTACAGACTCTCAAGGAAACAAGGCCATGAATATGTAATATTGTACAG gaTATATTTTGGTGAAGTGCAACTGAGTGGCTTGGGAGAAG GTTTCCAGACAGTCCGTGTTGGGACAGTGGGTACCCCAGTGGGCACCATCACTTTGTCTTGTGCCTACAGAATCAACCTTGCTTTCATGTCAACCAG AGCTGGTGAGGACAATGGTGCAGTATACCCCTCAGTAGAAGATTCCCAAGAAGTGTGTACCACGTCTTTTTCCACCTCTCCTCCATCTCAG cTTTCCAGCTCTCGTCTTTCCTATcagcctgctgccctgggagTTGGATCAGCTGACATGGGGTATCCTGTACTCTTTGCTGGTGGCTTGAATGCTGCACACCCTCACCAG TTGATCGGTCCAGGCAAAGAGGGGGGAGTTCCCCCGATTCCTAGCCAGCCAGCACATGGCACTCAAGCTGACCAAGAAAGGATGTGCACGCCACTGGATGGAGTCCACTACTCAGCAGCTACTCCTTCTAGTAG TGAGGACACAGAAACAGTATCAAACAGCAGCGAAGGGAAGTGTGGCTCCCCACATGACCTTTTAGAGACCATCTTTATCCGGAAGGTGGGAGCTTTTGTCAACAAACCCATTAACCAG GTGACCATGGCCAACTTAGACATTCCTTTTGCCATGTTTGCTCCCAAGAATGTTGAGCTGGAAGATAACGACCCCATG GTGAATCCTCCTGACTCCCCAGAAACTGAATCTCCTCTACAAGGCAGCTTACACTCGGAGGGCTccagtggcagcagcacagggaacaCCCACGATGACTTTGTTATGATTGACTTT AAACCAGCGTTTTCAAAAGATGACATTCTTCCAATGGACCTGGGGACATTTTACCGTGAGTTTCAGAACCCCCCTCAACTCAGCAGCCTCTCCATTGACATTGGAGCACAGTCCATGGCAGAGGATTTG GACTCATTACCAGAGAAGCTGGCAGTCCATGAGAAAAATGTCAAAGAGTTTGATGCCTTTGTAGAAACCTTGCAGTGA
- the ATG13 gene encoding autophagy-related protein 13 isoform X6 has translation MDTDLSSQDRKDLDKFIKFFALKTVQVIVQARLGEKICTRSSSSPTGSDWFNLAIKDIPEVTHEAKKALAGQLPAVGRSMCVEISLKTSEGDSMELEIWCLEMNEKCDKEIKVSYTVYNRLSLLLKSLLAITRVTPAYRLSRKQGHEYVILYRIYFGEVQLSGLGEGFQTVRVGTVGTPVGTITLSCAYRINLAFMSTRQFERTPPIMGIIIDHFVDRPYPSSSPMHPCNYRAGEDNGAVYPSVEDSQEVCTTSFSTSPPSQCVFTVTKAHFQTPPPVVTDTLKVPVMGLAFSHQLSSSRLSYQPAALGVGSADMGYPVLFAGGLNAAHPHQLIGPGKEGGVPPIPSQPAHGTQADQERMCTPLDGVHYSAATPSSSEDTETVSNSSEGKCGSPHDLLETIFIRKVGAFVNKPINQVTMANLDIPFAMFAPKNVELEDNDPMKPAFSKDDILPMDLGTFYREFQNPPQLSSLSIDIGAQSMAEDLDSLPEKLAVHEKNVKEFDAFVETLQ, from the exons ATGGACACTGATCTCAGTTCCCAGGACAGGAAGGACCTGGACAAGTTCATCAAATTTTTTGCTTTAAAG ACGGTACAAGTAATTGTCCAGGCCCGACTTGGAGAGAAAATCTGTACCCGATCATCATCCTCCCCAACAGGCTCTGACTGG TTCAATTTGGCAATCAAAGATATACCAGAGGTTACTCATGAAGCAAAGAAAGCCCTGGCAGGACAGCTACCTGCTGTCGGACGGTCTATGTGTGTGGAGATCTCTCTCAAAACCTCAGAG GGGGACTCCATGGAGCTGGAAATTTGGTGTctagaaatgaatgaaaa GTGCGACAAAGAAATCAAAGTTTCATACACCGTATACAACAGGCTGTCTCTACTGCTGAAGTCTTTGCTTGCTATAACCAGGGTAACTCCAGCCTACAGACTCTCAAGGAAACAAGGCCATGAATATGTAATATTGTACAG gaTATATTTTGGTGAAGTGCAACTGAGTGGCTTGGGAGAAG GTTTCCAGACAGTCCGTGTTGGGACAGTGGGTACCCCAGTGGGCACCATCACTTTGTCTTGTGCCTACAGAATCAACCTTGCTTTCATGTCAACCAG GCAGTTTGAGAGGACCCCTCCTATCATGGGGATTATCATTGATCACTTTGTGGACCGTCCCTATCCCAGCTCTTCGCCCATGCATCCCTGCAATTACAG AGCTGGTGAGGACAATGGTGCAGTATACCCCTCAGTAGAAGATTCCCAAGAAGTGTGTACCACGTCTTTTTCCACCTCTCCTCCATCTCAG TGTGTTTTTACTGTCACAAAGGCACACTTTCAGACCCCTCCTCCTGTGGTGACGGACACCTTGAAGGTCCCAGTGATGGGACTGGCCTTTTCACATCAA cTTTCCAGCTCTCGTCTTTCCTATcagcctgctgccctgggagTTGGATCAGCTGACATGGGGTATCCTGTACTCTTTGCTGGTGGCTTGAATGCTGCACACCCTCACCAG TTGATCGGTCCAGGCAAAGAGGGGGGAGTTCCCCCGATTCCTAGCCAGCCAGCACATGGCACTCAAGCTGACCAAGAAAGGATGTGCACGCCACTGGATGGAGTCCACTACTCAGCAGCTACTCCTTCTAGTAG TGAGGACACAGAAACAGTATCAAACAGCAGCGAAGGGAAGTGTGGCTCCCCACATGACCTTTTAGAGACCATCTTTATCCGGAAGGTGGGAGCTTTTGTCAACAAACCCATTAACCAG GTGACCATGGCCAACTTAGACATTCCTTTTGCCATGTTTGCTCCCAAGAATGTTGAGCTGGAAGATAACGACCCCATG AAACCAGCGTTTTCAAAAGATGACATTCTTCCAATGGACCTGGGGACATTTTACCGTGAGTTTCAGAACCCCCCTCAACTCAGCAGCCTCTCCATTGACATTGGAGCACAGTCCATGGCAGAGGATTTG GACTCATTACCAGAGAAGCTGGCAGTCCATGAGAAAAATGTCAAAGAGTTTGATGCCTTTGTAGAAACCTTGCAGTGA
- the ATG13 gene encoding autophagy-related protein 13 isoform X1, with product MDTDLSSQDRKDLDKFIKFFALKTVQVIVQARLGEKICTRSSSSPTGSDWFNLAIKDIPEVTHEAKKALAGQLPAVGRSMCVEISLKTSEGDSMELEIWCLEMNEKCDKEIKVSYTVYNRLSLLLKSLLAITRVTPAYRLSRKQGHEYVILYRIYFGEVQLSGLGEGFQTVRVGTVGTPVGTITLSCAYRINLAFMSTRQFERTPPIMGIIIDHFVDRPYPSSSPMHPCNYRAGEDNGAVYPSVEDSQEVCTTSFSTSPPSQCVFTVTKAHFQTPPPVVTDTLKVPVMGLAFSHQLSSSRLSYQPAALGVGSADMGYPVLFAGGLNAAHPHQLIGPGKEGGVPPIPSQPAHGTQADQERMCTPLDGVHYSAATPSSSEDTETVSNSSEGKCGSPHDLLETIFIRKVGAFVNKPINQVTMANLDIPFAMFAPKNVELEDNDPMVNPPDSPETESPLQGSLHSEGSSGSSTGNTHDDFVMIDFKPAFSKDDILPMDLGTFYREFQNPPQLSSLSIDIGAQSMAEDLDSLPEKLAVHEKNVKEFDAFVETLQ from the exons ATGGACACTGATCTCAGTTCCCAGGACAGGAAGGACCTGGACAAGTTCATCAAATTTTTTGCTTTAAAG ACGGTACAAGTAATTGTCCAGGCCCGACTTGGAGAGAAAATCTGTACCCGATCATCATCCTCCCCAACAGGCTCTGACTGG TTCAATTTGGCAATCAAAGATATACCAGAGGTTACTCATGAAGCAAAGAAAGCCCTGGCAGGACAGCTACCTGCTGTCGGACGGTCTATGTGTGTGGAGATCTCTCTCAAAACCTCAGAG GGGGACTCCATGGAGCTGGAAATTTGGTGTctagaaatgaatgaaaa GTGCGACAAAGAAATCAAAGTTTCATACACCGTATACAACAGGCTGTCTCTACTGCTGAAGTCTTTGCTTGCTATAACCAGGGTAACTCCAGCCTACAGACTCTCAAGGAAACAAGGCCATGAATATGTAATATTGTACAG gaTATATTTTGGTGAAGTGCAACTGAGTGGCTTGGGAGAAG GTTTCCAGACAGTCCGTGTTGGGACAGTGGGTACCCCAGTGGGCACCATCACTTTGTCTTGTGCCTACAGAATCAACCTTGCTTTCATGTCAACCAG GCAGTTTGAGAGGACCCCTCCTATCATGGGGATTATCATTGATCACTTTGTGGACCGTCCCTATCCCAGCTCTTCGCCCATGCATCCCTGCAATTACAG AGCTGGTGAGGACAATGGTGCAGTATACCCCTCAGTAGAAGATTCCCAAGAAGTGTGTACCACGTCTTTTTCCACCTCTCCTCCATCTCAG TGTGTTTTTACTGTCACAAAGGCACACTTTCAGACCCCTCCTCCTGTGGTGACGGACACCTTGAAGGTCCCAGTGATGGGACTGGCCTTTTCACATCAA cTTTCCAGCTCTCGTCTTTCCTATcagcctgctgccctgggagTTGGATCAGCTGACATGGGGTATCCTGTACTCTTTGCTGGTGGCTTGAATGCTGCACACCCTCACCAG TTGATCGGTCCAGGCAAAGAGGGGGGAGTTCCCCCGATTCCTAGCCAGCCAGCACATGGCACTCAAGCTGACCAAGAAAGGATGTGCACGCCACTGGATGGAGTCCACTACTCAGCAGCTACTCCTTCTAGTAG TGAGGACACAGAAACAGTATCAAACAGCAGCGAAGGGAAGTGTGGCTCCCCACATGACCTTTTAGAGACCATCTTTATCCGGAAGGTGGGAGCTTTTGTCAACAAACCCATTAACCAG GTGACCATGGCCAACTTAGACATTCCTTTTGCCATGTTTGCTCCCAAGAATGTTGAGCTGGAAGATAACGACCCCATG GTGAATCCTCCTGACTCCCCAGAAACTGAATCTCCTCTACAAGGCAGCTTACACTCGGAGGGCTccagtggcagcagcacagggaacaCCCACGATGACTTTGTTATGATTGACTTT AAACCAGCGTTTTCAAAAGATGACATTCTTCCAATGGACCTGGGGACATTTTACCGTGAGTTTCAGAACCCCCCTCAACTCAGCAGCCTCTCCATTGACATTGGAGCACAGTCCATGGCAGAGGATTTG GACTCATTACCAGAGAAGCTGGCAGTCCATGAGAAAAATGTCAAAGAGTTTGATGCCTTTGTAGAAACCTTGCAGTGA